From the genome of Saccharicrinis carchari, one region includes:
- a CDS encoding DUF6686 family protein, with the protein MENINIKSQHGHLFTCNKCNKFHFEFNQIAIDFSSVKALENFQNYLIEINGEEFELLNIDTFYNRKIHIPFPNTAIKMVLSQNDLKELKVLVTNFINHYKRAQEDTRMLKNLSIISEKQLN; encoded by the coding sequence ATGGAAAATATAAATATCAAATCACAGCACGGACATTTGTTTACTTGCAACAAATGCAACAAGTTTCATTTTGAATTTAACCAAATAGCCATAGATTTTTCATCGGTCAAAGCACTCGAAAACTTCCAGAACTATCTGATAGAAATCAATGGTGAGGAGTTTGAACTTTTAAATATCGACACCTTTTACAATCGAAAAATACATATCCCTTTCCCCAATACCGCTATTAAAATGGTGCTTTCGCAGAACGATTTAAAAGAACTTAAAGTTTTGGTAACCAATTTTATCAACCATTACAAAAGAGCTCAGGAAGACACCCGTATGCTTAAAAACCTATCGATTATATCAGAAAAGCAACTAAATTAA